A genomic window from Cytobacillus suaedae includes:
- the fumC gene encoding class II fumarate hydratase has protein sequence MNYREERDTLGIVKVPADKYWGAQTERSRQNFAIGEERMPIEMIYSFVIVKKSAAIVNHELGKLQEIKKNYIVKAADEILSGKLNEHFPLVVWQTGSGTQTNMNVNEVIAYRANQLASEDGKSLTIHPNDDVNMSQSSNDTFPTAMHIAAIEAIEKRLLPAIRTMKEEISKKKTRFDDIIKIGRTHLQDATPLTVGQELSGWVTMLLKTEKMVMESKNYLLELAIGGTAVGTGINAHPKFGKLVCEKIAEFTDHEFVSAPNKFHALTSHDEIVHVHGAIKALAADVMKIANDIRWLASGPRAGLAEFLIPANEPGSSIMPGKVNPTQSEALTMIVSQVFGNDATIGFAASQGNFQLNVFKPVIIYNFLQSVRLVSDGLESFTKNCIEGLGVNKEVIKKNLMNSLMLVTALNPHIGYEKAATIAKLAYQENISLKEAAIQSGLLTEEEFDSFVNPANMVEPKE, from the coding sequence TTGAACTATAGGGAAGAAAGAGACACTTTAGGAATCGTAAAGGTGCCTGCAGATAAGTACTGGGGGGCACAAACAGAAAGAAGTAGGCAAAACTTTGCCATAGGCGAAGAGAGAATGCCGATTGAGATGATTTATTCATTTGTCATCGTAAAAAAGAGTGCAGCTATAGTAAACCATGAATTAGGAAAACTTCAGGAAATAAAAAAGAACTATATAGTTAAAGCAGCAGATGAAATTCTTTCTGGAAAACTGAATGAACACTTTCCACTCGTTGTTTGGCAAACTGGAAGTGGAACTCAGACGAATATGAATGTTAATGAGGTCATTGCCTATCGAGCGAATCAACTAGCTTCTGAAGATGGTAAATCTCTAACTATTCACCCAAATGATGATGTGAACATGTCTCAAAGCTCCAATGATACATTTCCAACAGCAATGCATATTGCCGCAATTGAGGCGATTGAAAAGAGACTGCTACCTGCAATTCGTACGATGAAGGAAGAAATAAGTAAGAAAAAGACAAGGTTTGATGACATTATTAAAATAGGAAGAACACATCTGCAGGATGCAACACCATTGACAGTGGGGCAAGAACTGAGTGGGTGGGTTACTATGCTTTTAAAAACAGAAAAGATGGTAATGGAAAGTAAGAATTATTTATTGGAGCTTGCGATCGGAGGAACAGCTGTTGGTACTGGTATTAATGCACATCCGAAATTCGGTAAATTAGTGTGTGAAAAAATAGCTGAATTTACAGATCATGAATTTGTTAGTGCACCAAATAAATTTCATGCTCTAACTAGTCATGATGAAATAGTTCATGTTCATGGTGCAATAAAAGCACTTGCAGCAGATGTCATGAAAATAGCAAATGATATACGCTGGCTTGCAAGTGGACCGAGGGCAGGACTTGCAGAATTCCTTATTCCTGCAAATGAACCAGGAAGCTCTATTATGCCTGGGAAAGTTAATCCGACGCAAAGTGAAGCATTGACGATGATCGTTAGTCAAGTATTCGGAAATGACGCAACAATTGGTTTTGCGGCAAGTCAGGGGAATTTCCAGCTGAATGTATTTAAACCTGTTATAATCTATAACTTTCTCCAGTCTGTTCGATTAGTATCAGATGGGCTTGAATCCTTTACCAAAAACTGCATTGAAGGATTAGGTGTAAACAAAGAGGTTATTAAGAAAAATTTAATGAACTCTCTCATGCTAGTTACGGCACTTAATCCACATATTGGCTATGAAAAGGCTGCGACGATTGCTAAGTTAGCCTACCAAGAAAATATCTCTTTAAAAGAAGCTGCAATACAAAGCGGATTGTTGACTGAAGAAGAATTTGATTCATTTGTTAATCCAGCAAACATGGTTGAACCAAAAGAATAA
- a CDS encoding alpha/beta-type small acid-soluble spore protein: MANQTSGSNSSNQLLVAGAQQAIDQMKYEIAQEFGVNLGADTTSRANGSVGGEITKRLVSMAQQQMGGFNQQ, encoded by the coding sequence ATGGCAAACCAAACATCAGGAAGCAATTCGTCAAATCAATTACTAGTAGCAGGAGCACAACAAGCAATCGATCAAATGAAATATGAGATTGCTCAAGAGTTCGGTGTAAACCTTGGTGCTGACACTACATCTCGTGCTAACGGTTCAGTTGGTGGAGAAATCACTAAGCGTTTAGTATCTATGGCTCAACAACAAATGGGCGGCTTCAATCAACAATAA
- the ugpC gene encoding sn-glycerol-3-phosphate ABC transporter ATP-binding protein UgpC, with protein sequence MAELKLENIYKVYDNKVTAVEDFNLHIKDKEFIVFVGPSGCGKSTTLRMIAGLEEISKGDFYIDEQRVNDVAPKDRDIAMVFQNYALYPHMNVYDNMAFGLKLRKFSKTEIDKRVKEAAKILGLESYLDRKPKALSGGQRQRVALGRAIVRDAKVFLMDEPLSNLDAKLRVQMRAEISKLHQRLQTTTIYVTHDQTEAMTMATRLVVMKDGLIQQVGAPKEVYDNPENIFVAGFIGSPAMNFFRGTLKDNSFVIGNVSIAVPEGKMKVLRDKGYANKELILGVRPEDIHDEPIFLESSQGTKIKATVEVAELMGAETMLYSQVEGQEFIARVDSRTDVKPGQELQLALDMNKAHFFDVESELRIR encoded by the coding sequence ATGGCTGAATTGAAACTCGAAAATATTTATAAAGTTTATGATAACAAAGTAACAGCTGTAGAAGACTTTAATTTGCATATCAAAGATAAAGAATTTATCGTTTTTGTTGGTCCATCAGGTTGTGGTAAATCAACGACTCTTCGTATGATCGCAGGCCTTGAGGAAATCTCGAAAGGTGACTTCTATATTGATGAGCAACGTGTAAATGATGTAGCTCCAAAAGACCGTGACATTGCAATGGTTTTCCAGAACTATGCTCTTTACCCACATATGAACGTATATGATAATATGGCATTCGGTTTAAAGCTTCGTAAGTTTTCAAAGACTGAAATTGATAAACGTGTAAAAGAAGCTGCAAAAATTCTTGGCTTAGAAAGCTACCTTGATCGTAAGCCTAAAGCATTATCTGGTGGTCAGCGCCAGCGTGTTGCATTAGGTCGTGCAATTGTTCGTGATGCAAAAGTATTCTTAATGGATGAGCCATTATCAAACCTTGATGCTAAGCTTCGTGTACAAATGCGTGCTGAAATCTCAAAACTTCACCAACGTCTGCAAACAACAACAATTTATGTTACGCATGACCAAACTGAAGCTATGACAATGGCTACAAGACTAGTGGTAATGAAAGATGGCCTTATTCAACAAGTTGGTGCGCCAAAAGAAGTTTATGATAACCCTGAAAACATCTTCGTAGCAGGATTTATCGGTTCTCCGGCAATGAACTTCTTTAGAGGTACGTTAAAAGATAATTCATTTGTTATTGGAAATGTTTCAATCGCAGTTCCAGAAGGAAAAATGAAAGTATTACGTGATAAAGGCTATGCAAACAAAGAACTAATTCTTGGTGTTCGTCCTGAGGATATTCACGATGAGCCTATCTTCTTAGAATCTTCACAAGGAACTAAGATTAAAGCTACAGTTGAAGTTGCTGAGTTAATGGGTGCAGAAACAATGCTTTACTCTCAAGTAGAGGGTCAAGAGTTTATCGCACGTGTTGATTCTCGTACTGATGTGAAGCCAGGACAAGAGCTTCAATTAGCACTTGATATGAACAAAGCTCACTTCTTTGATGTTGAATCTGAACTAAGAATTCGCTAA
- a CDS encoding helix-turn-helix domain-containing protein produces the protein MIEKLKNLYKDSFTVSNTGGDPSYVWFISDTGSIFGIKKNAISEKEISLLHTLFEPYEPESTSQTAEQSLWSEFLFSTEGSNSETPQCFFNRCRFIHFKISKPITDLQNFELAVKALFPSEVIIVWENGQQGTFIEKINQDSMIEYSNLEDVIEIFASDFYIDVHLFIGNVYELSSNVQSRFHFEKNGFNTALKYIHKQRVYSLQDIIPIFILENMDISSKNDISYILKETFNEEKEQLETIKVFLESNLNVTLAAKKLYMHRNSLQYRIDKFIEKTGIDIKNFNGAVTAYLSILLIKHFEDSDL, from the coding sequence ATGATTGAAAAACTTAAAAACCTTTATAAGGATTCCTTCACAGTTTCCAATACAGGAGGAGATCCAAGTTACGTTTGGTTCATTTCCGATACGGGTAGCATATTTGGCATTAAAAAGAATGCCATTTCTGAAAAGGAAATTTCCCTATTACATACTCTTTTTGAGCCCTATGAACCAGAGTCAACTTCGCAAACTGCAGAACAATCTCTGTGGTCAGAGTTTCTTTTCTCCACAGAAGGTTCTAATTCTGAAACACCTCAATGCTTTTTTAATCGCTGTAGATTCATTCACTTCAAAATTAGTAAGCCAATCACTGACCTCCAAAACTTTGAGTTGGCAGTAAAGGCTCTATTTCCTTCTGAGGTTATTATTGTTTGGGAAAATGGACAGCAAGGTACTTTTATTGAGAAAATTAATCAAGACTCCATGATCGAATATAGCAATTTGGAAGATGTTATTGAGATATTTGCAAGTGACTTTTATATAGATGTTCATTTATTCATCGGTAACGTGTATGAGTTATCTAGTAATGTACAATCAAGATTTCATTTTGAAAAAAACGGCTTTAATACTGCATTAAAGTACATTCATAAACAAAGAGTGTACTCACTACAAGATATCATTCCTATCTTCATACTTGAAAACATGGATATAAGCTCTAAAAATGACATATCGTATATCCTCAAAGAAACATTTAATGAGGAAAAAGAACAACTTGAAACAATTAAGGTTTTTTTAGAGAGTAATCTAAACGTAACACTCGCAGCGAAAAAGCTCTATATGCACAGAAACAGCCTTCAATATCGTATTGATAAATTCATTGAAAAAACCGGGATTGATATTAAAAATTTTAATGGTGCGGTAACAGCCTACTTATCTATCCTACTCATAAAGCACTTTGAGGACAGTGATTTGTAA
- a CDS encoding YheE family protein: MITHFQWKPLFDNAQIPGWRFSFFFKGTGYNGIYHKDGQIEWNSEIPSEEYEHQLKSQIHELMLFHVYE, translated from the coding sequence ATGATTACACATTTCCAATGGAAGCCTTTATTTGATAATGCACAAATACCAGGATGGCGCTTTTCCTTTTTCTTTAAAGGTACTGGCTATAATGGAATCTATCATAAAGACGGCCAAATTGAGTGGAATAGCGAAATTCCCTCAGAAGAATATGAACATCAGCTTAAATCTCAGATTCACGAATTGATGCTTTTTCATGTCTATGAATAA
- a CDS encoding YheC/YheD family protein → MKIELYYDPYTRRWFQNKTGDSIRWGHNYVEITFSGSIHEKLLPFNLALSGKVVGPIVGVLAGEGSNHELIGNSSTFLRLHRSLSNSGALCILFTLSSLHENGLEGYIYFDRIGKWVKAETPLPNIVYNRIPFRKMEKTESYQDVFAFLHKQSIPYFNPFFFSKWNTFCWLWNNPELKQHLPFTKSLTSIQALTEMLHVYKEVYIKPAEGSKGKGIFKIVSKSSGVFLLLSKAIQLSFTNLNDLWEEIRSHIDTSPYIVQQAIHSDRIDEKRYDLRLLAHSVADQYQVSGIGVRMAGEQEITTHIPNGGTIYPYEQIKHRIDEEKIGWLVNEIGKQLTKETNSFIGEFSIDLGKSADNHYYIYEVNSKPMVFDETSIKNKGLENLTKLLIMRASTP, encoded by the coding sequence ATGAAAATTGAACTCTATTATGACCCGTATACTCGTCGTTGGTTTCAAAATAAAACCGGAGACTCAATCAGGTGGGGACATAACTATGTAGAAATAACGTTTTCAGGGAGCATACATGAAAAGTTGCTCCCTTTTAACTTAGCACTAAGTGGAAAAGTTGTTGGTCCAATTGTAGGAGTTCTTGCAGGTGAGGGAAGTAATCATGAATTAATTGGTAATTCTAGTACTTTCTTAAGGCTGCATCGTTCTTTATCAAATAGTGGTGCGCTATGTATACTTTTTACTCTTTCTTCCCTTCATGAAAATGGACTTGAAGGTTATATTTATTTTGATCGTATCGGTAAGTGGGTAAAAGCAGAAACCCCTTTACCCAATATTGTTTATAATCGAATTCCATTTAGAAAAATGGAAAAGACTGAATCCTATCAGGATGTGTTTGCATTTTTACATAAGCAATCGATACCGTATTTTAATCCCTTCTTTTTTTCTAAATGGAACACATTCTGTTGGCTTTGGAACAATCCGGAACTAAAACAACATTTACCCTTCACAAAATCATTAACAAGCATTCAAGCACTTACAGAAATGCTTCATGTTTATAAAGAGGTTTATATTAAACCAGCTGAAGGTTCTAAAGGGAAAGGCATTTTCAAAATTGTGTCTAAATCTTCTGGTGTATTTCTCCTTCTAAGTAAGGCTATTCAACTTTCTTTTACTAATCTAAACGATTTATGGGAAGAGATTCGTTCACATATCGATACTTCCCCATACATTGTTCAGCAAGCCATTCATTCTGACCGAATTGACGAAAAGCGATATGACTTACGTCTTTTAGCACATTCTGTGGCAGACCAGTATCAGGTTAGTGGAATTGGAGTGAGAATGGCTGGAGAGCAAGAAATTACAACCCATATTCCTAATGGAGGAACGATTTATCCTTATGAACAAATTAAACATAGGATAGATGAAGAAAAAATCGGTTGGTTGGTCAATGAAATTGGGAAGCAATTAACGAAAGAAACAAATTCCTTTATTGGTGAATTTTCTATTGATCTTGGAAAATCAGCAGATAATCATTACTATATTTATGAGGTAAACTCTAAGCCGATGGTCTTTGATGAAACGTCTATAAAAAACAAAGGCCTTGAAAATTTGACCAAACTCCTTATAATGAGGGCAAGCACACCATAG
- a CDS encoding YheC/YheD family protein, with translation MNKAYPLKKSEKGKNTLFLPKSLPTSQNLTKVAFGTLSLDCDIQKNETDDVLVSEDLYNALLIPNEGPTHVIFHEDTVYLGPLIGIFTAGFTDSGLRPIGERSLFFAKLLAVEKSVGVFTFVFGAHQINWEQGTITGYFYRKNGWKKIEVPFPNVVYDRLPNRRTENHRALKKVKQRLHEEYLIPWFNPGFFNKWDVHQLLIKEKSVAHYLPETYINPTFERIELMLSTYQHVYLKPANGSLGLGVYQIIYSKEEGAYYCRYNDDKNANRLQKFSSLESCINYLFRNKRLKDYIVQQGISLLRSEHKTIDFRVHTNKDANGKWKVSVMAGKIAGRGSVTTHLNNGGVVKTVDEIFPDKKECFKAIESLNQAALKLSHAIDLKIKGSIGEIGFDLGIDKDNKVWLFEANSKPGRSIFSHPKLRENDLHSRQLSLLYAIYLTEKTIKQPEEILQL, from the coding sequence ATGAATAAAGCCTATCCACTTAAAAAGTCTGAGAAGGGTAAAAATACCCTGTTCCTTCCTAAATCTTTACCTACCTCACAAAACCTAACAAAGGTTGCTTTTGGAACCTTATCCCTTGACTGTGATATTCAAAAGAATGAAACAGACGACGTGTTAGTAAGTGAGGACTTATATAATGCATTACTTATTCCAAATGAAGGTCCCACACATGTAATTTTCCATGAAGACACTGTTTACTTAGGTCCTCTAATTGGAATATTCACTGCTGGTTTTACCGATTCTGGACTACGCCCGATTGGTGAGCGCTCCCTCTTTTTCGCAAAGCTTTTAGCTGTTGAGAAATCTGTTGGTGTTTTTACCTTCGTGTTTGGTGCACATCAAATCAATTGGGAACAGGGAACAATTACTGGCTATTTTTATCGTAAGAATGGCTGGAAAAAAATTGAAGTTCCTTTTCCAAATGTTGTTTATGACAGACTACCAAACAGACGAACTGAAAACCATCGAGCACTCAAAAAAGTTAAGCAACGGCTTCACGAAGAATACTTAATACCATGGTTTAATCCTGGCTTCTTCAACAAATGGGATGTTCATCAGCTATTAATCAAGGAGAAATCTGTTGCACATTATCTTCCAGAGACGTACATCAATCCAACCTTTGAGCGAATTGAACTCATGCTTTCAACCTATCAGCATGTGTATTTAAAACCTGCTAATGGTAGTCTAGGCCTAGGTGTTTATCAGATTATCTATTCAAAGGAAGAAGGAGCCTACTACTGTAGGTACAATGATGATAAAAACGCAAACAGGCTTCAAAAATTTTCTTCCTTAGAATCGTGCATAAATTATTTATTTAGAAACAAAAGATTGAAAGATTATATTGTACAACAAGGAATCTCACTACTACGCTCTGAACATAAAACAATTGATTTTAGAGTCCATACCAATAAAGATGCTAACGGCAAATGGAAGGTTAGTGTTATGGCAGGTAAAATTGCCGGTAGAGGTAGCGTGACTACCCATCTAAATAACGGTGGAGTCGTTAAAACTGTCGACGAAATCTTCCCAGATAAAAAAGAGTGCTTTAAAGCAATTGAGTCCTTAAACCAAGCCGCACTAAAACTTAGCCATGCGATTGATCTTAAAATAAAAGGTTCAATTGGAGAAATTGGCTTTGACCTTGGAATTGACAAAGACAATAAAGTCTGGCTGTTTGAGGCCAATTCTAAACCTGGACGCTCTATTTTCTCCCACCCAAAATTAAGAGAAAATGACTTACATTCTCGCCAACTTTCTTTGCTTTATGCGATATATCTAACCGAAAAAACCATAAAGCAGCCTGAGGAAATATTACAATTATGA
- a CDS encoding YheC/YheD family protein: MITFGFITIHPNQENTYITEIGRRSDSNIIVYRFIPTSIDPSTEKVHGEKFNHETGEWETAVFDIPMYLYDRCFYGDDPLSVRSQPIMNWLKNRPYSTFIGLGLPNKWEIYNVLRTDEELAAYTPKTIKASSVPKIINKLIKDKKLLLKPKNGSQGKGIIGLIVTKGKVEALTHKNQKLITKSFLSKSEFSNWLNQLLSSRDYMCQQLLPLQDEDNHPFDIRILLQKNENGEWIEQGRGIRRGLKDHLISNINAGAEVLNYDDWVNALPIQQQALLTDGITTVLNLVPKLLEREFVNLFELGIDIGFGLDGGVWILDINSKPGRKVILQSKEGKADELYSAPLRYCSYLEKQSLVKGVD, translated from the coding sequence TTGATAACTTTTGGATTCATAACGATCCATCCTAACCAGGAAAACACCTATATAACTGAAATCGGTAGACGTTCGGATTCGAATATAATTGTCTATCGATTCATCCCGACATCCATTGACCCTTCTACTGAGAAGGTGCATGGTGAAAAGTTTAACCATGAAACTGGTGAATGGGAAACTGCGGTGTTTGATATTCCAATGTATCTTTATGATCGCTGCTTTTATGGAGATGATCCACTCTCGGTAAGAAGTCAGCCAATCATGAATTGGCTTAAAAATCGTCCATATTCAACCTTTATAGGGCTAGGTTTACCGAATAAATGGGAAATTTACAATGTGCTAAGAACAGATGAAGAGTTAGCTGCTTATACACCTAAAACCATTAAAGCAAGCTCTGTTCCAAAAATTATCAATAAATTAATTAAAGATAAAAAACTCCTTCTTAAACCGAAAAATGGATCACAAGGAAAAGGAATCATTGGATTGATAGTTACAAAAGGAAAAGTTGAAGCCCTGACCCATAAAAATCAAAAACTTATAACCAAAAGCTTTCTTTCGAAAAGTGAATTTAGCAACTGGCTGAATCAATTGCTATCTTCACGCGACTATATGTGTCAGCAATTATTGCCTCTCCAAGATGAAGATAATCACCCGTTCGATATAAGAATTCTTCTTCAAAAGAACGAAAATGGAGAGTGGATTGAACAAGGTCGTGGTATTCGAAGAGGCCTCAAGGATCATCTCATATCTAATATTAATGCTGGGGCAGAGGTTCTAAATTACGATGACTGGGTAAATGCTTTACCTATTCAGCAACAAGCACTTCTTACTGATGGCATAACAACGGTTTTGAATCTAGTCCCTAAACTACTTGAAAGGGAATTTGTAAATTTATTTGAATTGGGAATTGACATTGGTTTCGGCTTAGATGGCGGTGTTTGGATTTTAGATATAAATTCTAAACCTGGTCGTAAGGTCATTCTACAATCTAAGGAAGGTAAAGCCGATGAGCTTTACAGCGCACCACTTCGATATTGTTCCTATCTTGAAAAGCAATCCCTAGTAAAAGGAGTTGATTAG
- a CDS encoding YheC/YheD family protein, whose protein sequence is MMNPIQIEIRPLTEDSIPRPSEIKISEKLIESLGLKPNQTIHLNCSRYSCQVQLVSIKERDLIMYCSKELLHSLHLPNELPFFLSITQEKKQNHFTLGPIVSVLTEVSDKGESVSMGSISEFCEELARYCAVNGIFFFVFSLKDWDRESMRGYIFQNKKWIKSPVPHPLVIHNRIHSRKREQSDTFKTFTEQLSNMNIPYFNDHFLNKWEVHEYLVTHEHLTPFIPDTKILLSLNILEEMLVTHECIFLKPIHGSQGRKIFRITKHESDYLLDYTSFSGEIEQKYDSIRSLFQSLRSRLNQQAFIAQQGLPLLQYNNRPLDFRILCHKTNENKWKVTSAIARVSSKEQFVSNLARGGELMKLTTILTATFDAKRAVHIKKLMMELALEVADSISLSCQGIYGELGIDLALDTDGKPWVIEVNTKPSKDQDPDHLSSKVRPSAKAIIQHCLFLANYPHKE, encoded by the coding sequence ATGATGAATCCTATACAGATAGAAATACGACCTCTTACCGAGGATAGTATACCACGACCATCTGAAATAAAAATAAGTGAAAAGCTTATCGAATCACTAGGTCTAAAGCCTAATCAAACAATACATCTGAACTGTAGTAGGTATAGTTGTCAAGTTCAACTCGTATCTATTAAAGAGAGAGATTTAATTATGTATTGCAGTAAAGAACTCTTACATTCCTTACACCTACCTAATGAACTACCATTCTTTCTTTCCATTACTCAAGAAAAAAAACAAAACCATTTTACATTAGGACCAATTGTTAGTGTGCTTACCGAGGTTTCAGATAAGGGTGAGTCTGTATCAATGGGCTCTATCTCTGAATTCTGCGAGGAATTGGCTAGATATTGTGCTGTAAATGGTATTTTCTTTTTTGTTTTTTCTTTAAAAGACTGGGATAGGGAATCCATGCGAGGTTACATCTTTCAGAATAAAAAGTGGATAAAGTCCCCGGTGCCTCATCCGCTAGTGATTCATAACCGAATCCATTCACGGAAAAGAGAGCAATCTGACACCTTTAAAACATTTACTGAGCAACTTTCCAATATGAATATTCCCTATTTTAATGATCACTTTCTAAATAAATGGGAGGTACATGAATATCTAGTTACTCATGAACATTTAACTCCTTTTATTCCGGATACAAAGATCCTTTTATCTTTGAATATTTTAGAAGAAATGCTAGTTACTCATGAATGTATTTTTCTTAAACCTATTCATGGAAGTCAAGGGCGAAAGATCTTTCGTATAACCAAACATGAATCGGATTATCTCCTTGACTATACATCCTTCTCAGGAGAAATCGAGCAAAAATATGACTCAATTCGTTCTCTTTTCCAATCACTGCGATCCCGTCTTAATCAGCAAGCTTTTATCGCACAGCAAGGACTTCCCCTCCTCCAATACAATAATCGACCACTTGACTTTCGAATTCTCTGTCATAAGACAAATGAGAATAAGTGGAAAGTGACATCAGCTATTGCAAGAGTATCATCCAAAGAACAATTTGTATCAAACCTGGCTAGAGGTGGAGAGTTGATGAAGCTTACCACTATTCTTACAGCAACGTTTGATGCTAAGAGAGCTGTTCACATTAAAAAGCTGATGATGGAGTTGGCACTTGAAGTCGCTGATAGCATTTCCTTATCGTGTCAAGGTATCTATGGTGAGCTTGGAATCGACCTTGCACTTGATACGGATGGGAAGCCTTGGGTGATTGAAGTCAATACAAAACCATCGAAAGATCAGGATCCAGACCATCTTTCAAGCAAAGTACGACCTTCTGCAAAAGCAATTATTCAGCATTGCCTATTTTTGGCCAATTACCCTCATAAGGAGTGA
- a CDS encoding DUF445 domain-containing protein, which produces MNGFVIVLFMAVIGAAIGGVTNSLAIKMLFRPYKAIYIGGKRLPFTPGLIPKRREELANQLGRMVVDHLLTPESIRTKFNDPRFKAEMVEWAQEETNKLLISEKTLNELATQFGMDELDSKINDKIKDYIGMKYEQIMSDLREKELNEVIPSELLEKVDSKIPSLSEYIAQKAVDYFSSAEGKRKVGRMIDDFLATRGMLGNMVQMFLGNGSLIDKVQPEIIKFLNNDGTKELLTTILQNEWDKIKKLKANELEDKVGRKLVVSILQDQVTKHLNINHYLNMSVSEVMKPIKDRIIAEWIPTAVEKTGELIASRVEEMMERLQLAEIVKKQVESFAVDRLEEMVLSISRREFKMITYLGALLGGMIGIVQGMIVLLL; this is translated from the coding sequence ATGAATGGATTTGTAATTGTGTTGTTTATGGCAGTGATTGGAGCGGCTATTGGGGGAGTCACGAACTCGTTAGCAATTAAAATGCTGTTTCGCCCATATAAAGCAATTTATATTGGTGGTAAGCGCCTGCCGTTTACACCGGGTTTGATTCCAAAGAGGAGAGAGGAATTAGCTAATCAACTTGGGAGAATGGTTGTAGATCATTTGCTTACCCCTGAAAGTATTCGAACTAAATTTAATGATCCTCGCTTTAAAGCAGAGATGGTCGAATGGGCTCAGGAGGAAACAAACAAACTGTTGATCTCTGAAAAGACCCTAAATGAACTTGCAACTCAATTTGGTATGGACGAGTTAGATAGTAAAATAAATGATAAGATCAAAGATTACATAGGGATGAAATATGAACAAATTATGAGTGACCTGCGTGAAAAGGAGCTTAATGAAGTTATTCCGAGTGAGTTACTTGAGAAAGTAGATAGCAAAATCCCTTCTCTATCTGAGTACATAGCGCAAAAAGCAGTTGACTATTTTTCAAGTGCTGAAGGTAAAAGAAAAGTTGGCAGAATGATTGATGACTTTCTAGCAACGCGTGGCATGCTTGGAAACATGGTACAGATGTTTCTTGGAAATGGAAGTTTGATTGATAAGGTTCAGCCTGAGATTATTAAATTCCTAAATAATGACGGGACGAAGGAGCTATTGACGACAATCCTTCAAAATGAATGGGATAAGATAAAAAAACTAAAAGCAAATGAACTTGAAGATAAGGTAGGTCGAAAACTAGTTGTCTCGATCTTACAGGACCAAGTGACCAAACACTTAAACATTAACCATTATTTAAATATGTCAGTTTCTGAGGTTATGAAACCGATTAAGGATAGAATCATTGCAGAATGGATTCCTACTGCTGTAGAAAAAACAGGGGAGTTAATTGCTTCTCGAGTTGAGGAAATGATGGAACGTTTACAGTTAGCTGAAATCGTAAAAAAGCAAGTGGAATCCTTTGCAGTTGATCGACTTGAGGAAATGGTTCTTTCGATTTCAAGACGTGAATTTAAGATGATCACCTATTTAGGAGCGCTTCTTGGTGGAATGATCGGAATTGTTCAAGGTATGATTGTACTCTTACTGTAA